In Halobacterium noricense, the genomic stretch GTCGTACCAGTGTCGAGGCCGGACGTGCTCACGTTCACGAGGTCGGCAGCATCGTTGTAGTTCAGCGAGCGGACCGGCGAGCCGGTCGTGGAGTCCACACGCTCATAGAGCGTGTAGCTGCCAGAGTTAGCGTTGCTGTCGCGGTCGCCAGCGTCGTAGACTGCGGTCTGGCCCTGGAAGACGATGCTCCCGTCACTGAACGACGAATCATCGAGATTGTCGCCGGGAGTGACATCGCTGATGGTGAGCGATTGAATCAGGAAGTCACCATTATTACCACCGGTATCGTCAACTGCGACACGGAGTTCGGTGGTTTGATCACTCGAGACGTTCGGGTAGTCAACTTCTAGGGAACTAATGTTGAATGCCGCTGTAACGTTCATACTCGACGGCTGAGCGGTGAATGTCAGGTTCCCATCTGCAACGTTTTGGTTCGCAGAAGAGATGTTTGAGCTGACACCGGATGTACTCGTGATATTTGCACCGTTAGTCAGATACACCTCGAAATTAACGGTATTGCCGCCAGTATCTCCATCATTCAGGTTCTGTGCTGTGAAATTGACTTCGTTGTGGACAACGGTCGTCCCTTCATCAACGGTTCCATCCGATGGGTTGGATACGTTGGTATCGGTAACGCCCGTAATCGCCGCAGCACTTCCTGTGAACGCGATGCCGGCTGCAAATACCGAGCCGATCATCAGCGCAGTCAGGAAGACCGCGCGGAGCTTGTCTGTATTGCTTGTCATGGTTTGGTAATCTGCTATTTCGGTACCGAGGTCGGTCACGTCCCGGATAGGACGGTACTGGACGCTGGCACCAGTGGGTAGGGGTATTGTCACTATCTTTCCTTTACCGGGAAATGCCTTCTGGCTGTTCTGGGTGCTTTCCCTGGCGTTTATACGGGAATCGGGCCGATTCGGCCACAAGAGCTTAATAGCTATTCGTGAGCCCGTGCTACTCTCCACCACTCCGTCGTCTCACTTCGCTCGACGACGCGGCTCGCGCCGCGCAGTCTGGTGCCGGGATGCGGCGCTGTCGAACGCCGCGTAGAAGACGCCCGTGTCGACGAACGTACTCATCCGTACAGAATCCCGTCGATGTCCGCCTCGTCCGTCTCGACGTCCGAGTCAAACGTCGCCTCAAAGAATGCGACAACTCTGTCTTTCTCCTCGTAGGCGTCGTCAATAAGCCGCGACAGTACCTCCTGGTGGCTGACTTCCCGGCCCGTCTCGACGCGAATTTTCGCTTGTAGCTCTTCGAGACGAGATTTCGCGTCCTCGTCGACCCTCACCTCCTCCGACATGTGCTCTCGTCCTCTCTGAAACTGGGTAAGCGTTTCCACGACCTCTCGTTCAATTCACTCGCCCACGCGGCTCACGGCTCACTCCGTTCACCGCTCGCTCAGTCCGTCGTCTCCCCCCGGTCGACGACGCGGCTCGCGCATCGCTACGCTCACGGCTCGCGGTGCTCGCCGTTTGCCGTTCCGTGCTCTCCCTTCGGTCGAGCACGCGCTCCGCGCTCGCTACACCGTGCTCTCCCTTCGGTCGAGCACGCGGCTCACGGCTCCCTCCGTTCGCCGTTCGCTCAGTCCGTGGCCTCCTTACAGTCGGCCACGCGGCTCCCACCCCCGTGCTCCGTCCGCCGCTCCCGCACCCGAACCGTACACACCGTCTCGGTCGCGTCGTCGACGACCAGCGCGTCCCCGGTCCGCGACGGCAGCTTCGCACCGACCGAGCCCGAGAGGTACGTCGGCCGCGTCGCCGCCAACGCGTCCACGTCCCGCTGCGACGTGAGCCGGTGCGCGACCACCAGATCCGACTGCGAAATCGCGGTCTCCGGCAGCGCGTTCGGACGCTGCGTCGCCAGCACGACGCTCGCGCCGGGTGCACGACCGCGCGTATACAACGTATCCACCGCACCCGCGGCCGCGCCGCTCGCGCACGCGTGCGCTTCGTCTACAAGCAGCCACGGAAGGCCCCCCATGCCATCGACCGCTGCCTGATATAATCCCGCCGCAGTAGCCGCGACGACCGCCTGCAACGCCGCCGTTCCGAGCCCCGTCCCATCGAGTACCGCGCCGTCCGCGAGCAAGTCCACCGCGGTCGGCGCATCTGACGCGAAACACCCCCGCGAGTCGGCGAGCGCGAGGTGGTTCGCGGCCGCCCGCCGCGCCGCGGCCGCAGCGTCCGCGTCCGCGACCCACGCCCGCATCGCGTCCAGCGTCTCCGCCTCGCTGGCCGCCCGCCAGACGAGCGTCCCCGCGGGGCTCGCCGGGTCGAGGTCGAGCAGCTCGCACCACGCTCGCGGCGGCAGCGCGCTCGCCCGGACGCGCGGCTCGATGACGGGCACGCCAGCCGACCCAAGCCCGCCGAACGCGCCCATCGGGTCGACGACCACGGGCGCAACACCCGGCGTATCCGCCAGCCCCTCGGCGAGCACGCCGAGCGTGTACGACTTCCCGCTCCCGCGCTTGCCCACGACGACGCCCGCGTGCGGCCCCGAAAAATCGACGCCGACGCGCGCCCCGAGGCTCCGGTCCGCGGCGAGATACCGGCCGAACCGCCCACAAACCTCATCCCCGTCCTTCCCGCCGTCGCGTCCGAGCACGTCCATACCACGCTCTCGCTCGGCTTCCCGGATGAACCCCCGTCCGAGCATTCAAATGCGAAGCCACGACCAATCCGTGGCGTGTTCGACTCCAACCCGCTCCGGCTCGACCAGTTCGCGCGCGACGAGCGCGCAATCGAGGGGCTGCCCGTCCGGCTCGTCATCGCGTTCGTCGTCGGCGTCGCGACGCTCAGCGTCATGCTCAGCATGGTCTCGGGCGTCGACACGCTCTCGGTGAGCGAACTCGACGCCAGCCCCGAACCCGACGTCGTCACGCCCGGCGACCAGTCCGTCGACGTGACCGCGGTCGACGCGGACGGCGACCCGGTCGCGGGCGCGACAGTCGTGGTAAAAGCAGGGACCGCGGACCTCGACGGCGTGGCGACTGCAACTACGGGGGACGACGGAACTGCAACCCTCGACATCGACCCACAGCTCGGCCCGAATCAGGCCGACGGCACGCTCGAAATCTCCGTGAAGCCGCCGTCGGGGTCGGACTACGCCGACCGCCGCGAGAACACCGAGATACTCGTCGTCCGCGACTAGTCCCAGTCGATCCAGTCCTGCTCCCAGCCCGTCCGGGACTGGGCGTCCTGGGCGGCGCGCTCGCGGTCCTCCCGAACAGTCCGATTGCGCTCGACGGAACTAGCCTGCTCGCCGTCGACGAGCAGCGGCGCGAACGCGACGGGGCCGTGCACCGAGACCGTCTCACGCCCCTCTATCGCGACGAGTCGCTGGCCGGTCGTCCCCTCCGGATAGACGAGCCGGCCCCCAGTCACGAGCTGGTCGAGCAGTGTCGCGGGCGGGTCGACGGCCGCGGCTTCCACGAGCACGCGGTCGAACGGCGCGTACTCGGCCAATCCGCGCGCGCCGTCCCGGCAGTCGACGAGCACGTCGCCGTAGCCGGCGTCTGCGAGGTTCGAGCGCGCGTCGTAGACGACGCGGCGGTCGATGTCGACGGCGTGGACGCGCTCCGGGCCGACGATTTCCGCGAGCACGGCCGCCGTGTACCCGACGCCCGCGCCCACGACGAGCACGTCGTCGCCCTCCTCGGGTGCGAGGGCGTCCACCAGCCGGCCCACGGTAGAGGGCGCGAGCACGCGCGTCCCGCGGTGCTCCAGCGACTGGTCGGTGTACGCGCGCCGGCCGCCGTCCACGAACTCGTGGCGGGGCACCTCGCGCATCGCTCGCGCGGTCGACTTCGCCTGGACGGCGGCCTTCGTGTCGTGTTCGAGGCTGTCGACCATCTCCGCCCGGAACGCCGCGAACTCCATACCAGAAAATTGCCGCCCAGCCTATTGAGTGGCCCGCCTCCGGCCGGCGACGAACCGGTAGTCCGTGCCGGGTACGTCGCCCGCGCGGACGTCCGCGAACCCCGCGTCCGCGAACCACTCGCCGACCGCGCCCTCCTCGTAACAGCCGCCGTGCTCGGTCGTCGCGAGCAACTCCGCGGCGACCGCGGCGTCCGGCGTTCCGTTCCGGAACGTGTCGACGTGAATCGCGAGCGCGTTCTCGGCGGCGGCGTCGCTGGCGGCCGACAGCAGCCGGCGATTGTCGTCCGGGCCGTACTCGCGCGCCACGCCCGCGTGGAAGACGATGTCGAATCCACCGCCGACGCCCTCAACGCCCTCTAGCGGGTCGCCGGCGACGAGGTCCACGCGCTCGCGCTCCAGCAGCGGGTCGACGGCGTCCACGACCGCTCGCGTGTCGAGTAGCGTCGCGTCGAACCCACGTCGCGCGAACTCCACGGCGTGCCGACCCGGCCCGTCCGCGACCACGAGCACGCCCTCCGCGTCGGGATGCTCACGAACGGCCGCGGTGACGGCTGCGCGAACGCTGGCGTCGTCTTCGGCAGCCTGCGCGCCGAGCCGGTTCCGCGTCCAGCTCCCTGCTCGCTCCGGCACCGCCCCGGTCTGCATCGTCTCCGGGAGGTCGACCAGCGCCTCCACGGTGTCGAGTTCGTGCGGTAGTCGCCCGATAGAGCGCACGTCGGTCTTCGTCACGAACCCCAGCATTCGATTCGTCGGCTCCACGCCCTCCTCGACCTCTTCCAGCAGGCCCATGTCGAGGAGTGCGTCCACGGTCACGCGCGCAGCGCGCTCGGTCACGCCCGTCTCGCGCGCGACGTCATCTACTGTGTACGCGTTCGAGACGAGCGCGTCCAGCACGCCCGTCTCCCGGGCCGCCCGCAACAGCAACAGCTCGCGGTAATCCATACGTCAGCGTCTCCCGCCTCGCGCATAACAGTAGCGACGGGTTCTCCGTTTCGTCTGGCGGACGTCAGTAGTGGTCTGACCAGAACGACTATCACTTCTCCCACTCTATGTGGGAACATGGCGAAGGTGGATTCGAAAGGGCGAATCGTCCTCCCGCAGGAACTGCGAGAGCGACTCGGCATCACTCCCGGGACGGAGGTCGAAATCCACGAAGAGGACGGGAAGGCCGTCGTCACATCCGAAGACGACCCGGCAGAGATCATCGAACGCATGGAACAACTCGTCGAAGAAGCGGCTTCGAAGCGAGCGGACACAGAGCCCCTTTCCGAAGGCGTCGATCCGGTCGCTCGAAAGCACAGAGCGGCTGTTCGAAACGGAGCAGAGCACACCCGCGATGAGTGACGCTGGCGGCCCGTATCTGTTCGACGTCGATGTGATTGCGCTCGCACACACGGAAACCCCGGTTCGTGATACTGCCCTCTCGTACGTCAGAGACGCTATCGCCGGCGAAATCGACGCCGTGGTTCCGTATCCCGCGCTTGTGGGTGCGCACACCGTTCTCACGACGTATTACGGGCATTCGAGCGGAAACGCGTCTCGCCTGCTACAGAACTTCATGGACGCGAAACGAATCCGCTGGTACGACGGGAACCACGAAGCCGTCGTTCGGGGTGGATTCTCACGGGCGAGCGACGCGAATGTCGGGGGTTGGGACGGGTACTATGCGCAGGTAGCGATCGACGAGGGGGTGAACACTGTATTGACCATCGACGACGATTTCGAACGGTTCGACGCGTTCAATACCAGGGTCATTCTCTCTCCCGACGAATTCAGCGAACTGAACGAATTTCTCGAACCCTGATCTGTGCTTCGGGCTGGCTCAGTAGCCAGCACGCCCCCTCGAACGACTGGGTGGTGGGGCTGTAAGGAGCCGTAATCGCTAGCCGAGGCGACGCAAACCCGTAGTGCAGCGAGCCGCAGGCAGCGACCGCGCCGGGGCTTTCGAGGTGGTAACACCCCATTCCCCTCAAGAATAGCGGTCGGACCGTCCTACTCGCCGCCCTGCATCCGCACGAACCGCACGGGGCCTTCGTCGGATTCGACGAGCCCGCCCTCGTCAGTTTTCTCCGCGCGGACGAGGCGCTGGCTGACGTCGCCAATCGGGCCGACCAGCCGACCGCCCTCTCGCGCCTGTTCGACGACCGCGTCCGGAAATTCGGGCGCGGCACACGTCAGATACGCGGCGTCGTAGGGCGCGTGCTCGGGCCAGCCGTCGTGGCCGTCGCCCTGCCGGACCGCCACGTCGCCGTAGCCAGCGCGGGCGAGATTCTCGCGCGCTCGCTCCGCGAGGTCCTCGACGTACTCGACGGAGTAGACGTGCTCTGGGCCGACGAGTTCGGCGGTGACGGCGGCGTGGTAGCCACACCCCGTCCCGATTTCGAGCACGTCGTCGCCCTCGCGGAGGTCGAGTTCGCTCGCGATGATGGCGACCACGTGCGGTGCGCTGACGGTCTGGCCCTCCCCGATTGGGAGCGGGCGGTCGTCGTACGCCCCGTCGCGGTGCTCTACGGGAACGAACTCGTGGCGTGGCACCGCGCGAATCGCGTCCGCGACGCGCTCGGTGACGTTCGGTCGGGCCGCGAGCGCGTTCGCGAGGTCGTCGCGCTCGCGCTCGAAGTCGTCGCCAGTATCAGATTCCTCGTCGGTCATGGGCCTGAATTCAGTAGTCAGCTACCAGGGGGACCAGGCACCGCTGGTCTCGTCGTCGCCGTAGACGCGCTTGACGTCCTTCGCGAACACCATGTCGCCCTCGTCGCCGAGCTTCGGGAACTTGTAGCTGTCAATTGCGTTCTCCCGGACGTGGATGCCGGTGATGGTGAACGCCTCCTCGCCGAACTCCTCGGTCTCGCCGACCGTGAACTCGTAATCCCCGGGGACGTGGACTTCGATGCTCCGGCTGCCCTCCTCGCTGTCCTCTTTGGGGTTGATGGTGATGTCGACGCTGACGTTGCCGACCTCGCGCGTCCACACGGTATCGACGTCGGCGGCGTCGGCGCGCGTCGTGCGGTCCTCCGGCCCGGCCTCGATGCTCGTCACGCGCACCTGCGCGATGACTGCCTCGGTCTCCACGACGAACTCGTCGCCCTCGTAGATGGTCTCCTCCGGGTCGAACTCCGCGGTCCCCGTGAAGGACTCGCCGTCCTGCGAGACGACGACGTCGACGCTGACGGTGGTCTCCTCCTCGACGGGCTCCTTGTGGACGTGGCCGCAGTCGGTACACTTCACGGTCGCGTTCCCGCCACCAGTAGTGAGTACCTCGTGGACGGTTTCGAGGTCCGGCGAACACGACGGACACTCGAAGGGGACGTGCTCCCCGACGTTTTCGCTCATGGTGGCGTATAGCGGCCCCGTACGTAAAAGACCGCGGAGTTAGGGTTTTGGAAGTCGCCACTGGTTTTTCTCTTCGGCTCTGACGACGCTTCCTCGAAAGCCCCGGCGGGGTCGCGGTCGCTCGCACGCATATCGCCTCCCGTTGGTCGGCGATAGGGGCCTGCGAGACGACTACACGGAGCGCGACCCCGCCGCCCCTTTCATTCCCGGAAGACTCACTGCGTTCGTCTTCCGACCCTCGCGAACGCTACGCGTTCGCTCAGTCCACCCGCTACCGGCTGGCCAGTCCGGAGCTACGGACTCGGAAGTTCGACTTCCTCTCCATCAGCAAAGACCGTGGGCTCCCGGATGATGCCGTCGAGGTGCAGCGGCGCGTCGGTGTCGCCGCCGATGCCGGCGTCGTCGCCGATGGCGATGTGGACCGTCCCCGCAGCCTTCTCGTCGAGGAGGACGCTCCCCACGAGCTCGGTGACGGCGACGTTCGTGCCGATGCCGAGTTCCGCGAGGTTGTAGGCGTCCCGGCCGACTTGCTCGCTGGCGGCTTCGACCTGCTCGCGGACCTGGGTGTCGGAGATGTCCGTAACGAAGCCGTCCTCGACCTCGAAGCGGAGCTGTTCGTCCGCGTCCAGTTTCCCGTGGGGCATCATCGTGCCGTCCACGACGTACGTCCCGTTCGCGTTTTCGGGGGAGACGAACACCTCGCCCGCGGGGAGGTTCGAGAAGTCGCCGGGCTCGTGGACGATGCCGGTGTCGTCGCGCCACTCGCGGTCGCCCGGCCCGAACGTGATGTCCGTGCCCGCGGGCGTGGTGACGCGGAGTTCGTCAGCGCCCTCGACTTGCGCGAGCACGTCCTCGCAGTGCTGGCGGATGGTCTCGTAGTCGGCGTCGAGGCCGGTCGTGAACACGTCCGCCGTGATGCCGGGGAGGGTCGCGCCGCGAGCGCCGGCGTCGTTGGCGGCGCCACGAGCGCGCGTGTGACTCAGACTCTTCGTCGTCGGCGCGAGGAACACGTCCGCGTCCAGCATCGCCGCGGCGACGGGGCTGGGCGGCTCCTCGCCGTGCTGGTCGCCCGGCGGGTAGCGCAGAATCGTCGCGTCCGTAATCTCGCTGGCGACGTCGTACAGCGCGTCGCCGATTGGCTGGCGCTCGTCGTCGGTGACGATAACGCAGGACTCGTCGGCTTCGAGGCCGAGGCACTGTTCGACGGCGGTCTCGGCGGCCGCTCGCAGGTCAGTCATACGTCGGGATTCTCGTGCCGGGAAGAAGGCGTTACTGGTTGTCCTGCTCGCGGAACGAACGCCACGGGGTACGGTCACAACTCTTGCTCGGTGGCGAGCAACTGCGGCGTCCCGCGGAATCGCGTGCCAGCACACGGAAACGAGGCTGGCTCCGCACGCCGTCGTCGGCTACGTCCAGATGGTGTCCTCGGCGGCGAACGCTTCGTCTGCCGTCACAATCGCTTCGGTCCCCCGGACTCGGTGGTTGGCGATGAGGAGCGCGTCGTGGAGCGTGTGGTGGTCGATGAGACTCCCGTAGACGGCGAGATCTTGCTCGTCAGTCGGCGCAAGCTGTACCGGGCCGTCGTTCACCAACCCGCGTAGCACCGCATTCGGCGTCGTATCGACCGCGACGTCCGCAATCGTCCCCTTGTTGGCCGCCGTCCAGATGGCCTCGCTCACGGCCACTGTCGGGGCTTCGATCACGTCGATTCCCTGTTCGGCTCGCTGGAACACGTCGTCTGCGGCGGGTGGGAGTTGGTCGACGAGGTAGCGTGCCATCGCCACGCCGTCGACAGTGTACCGGGTCATTCAGGTGTCCATTCCGTTCGGCACTTCTCACGAATCTCTTCGGCCATTTCCTCGGCCATCTCCTCGCGTTTTTCCTCGGGGACGTCGTCGTCGACGAGCATCCCACGTCCCGCGGAGCGCGTCGCCTTCCGCACTCGGATGCCGTCCTCGGCTTTCTCCCACCGGAGTTCGTCGCCTTCTTCGAGGCCGAACTCCTCGCGGAGCGCTTTCGGGATGGTGACCTGCCCTTTCCGGGTGACGCGGGTGGTTTCGGCGTCGTTTCCGGTACTCATATCGAGTACTACGAGTCGTAGTACCTTAGAACTGTCCGTGGCCTAGGTGGTCGCTTCTGCCGCCCAAAGGTACTGCTACTGCGGTTCTCGGGGCTCTTCCTCGAATCGGGATTCACTCGCGTCGCGGTAAATCGGTGCTGCGAAACGGTTAACCGCCGTCGCGTGACACTCTCGGGTATGATTCGCGTCGGCATCAACGGCTACGGCACCATCGGGAAGCGCGTCGCGGACGCGGTCCGCGACCAGCCCGACATGGACGTCGTCGGCGTCGCCAAGACCAGCCCGAACTACGAGGCCGAACAGGCAGCCGAACGCGGCTACGACCTCTACGCCGCCATCGAGGACCGCGCGCACACGTTCGCGGAGGCCGGCATCGAAACCGCGGGCCTCGTCGACGACCTCGTCGCGCAGAGCGACGTCGTCGTGGACGCCACGCCCTCCGGCATCGGCGCGCAGAACCGCGCGCTCTACGAGGAGCACGACACGCCCGCCATCTACCAGGGCGGCGAGGACGCCGACGTCGCGGACGTCTCGTTCAACGCGCGCTCGAACTACGACGACGCCGTCGACGCCGACCACGTGCGCGTCGTCTCCTGCAACACGACCGGGCTCTCCCGTCTCCTCGCGCCACTCCGTGAGGCGTACGGCGTCGAGAAGGTGCGCGCGACGCTCGTGCGCCGCGGCGGCGACCCCAGCCAGCCGAACCGCGGCCCCATCAACGACGCGCTCCCGGACCCCATCTCGATTCCGAGCCACCACGGCCCCGACGTCAACACCATCTTCCCCGACCTCGACATCGACACGCTCGGGCTGAAGGTGCCGACGACGCTGATGCACGTGCACGCCATCAACGTCACGCTCGCCGCCGAACCCGACGGCGACGAGGTCCGCGAGCTGCTCGGCGAGCAGTCCCGCATCACGGTCGTCGACGAACACCTCGGCATCGAGGGCACCGGCCAGCTCAAGGAGTGGGCGCTCGACCGCGGCCGCCCCCGGGGTGACCTCTGGGAGAACTGCCTCTGGGGCGAATCCGTCACGACGGAGGGCAGCGACTTCTACTGCTTCCAGGCCATCCACCAGGAGTCCGACGTCGTCCCCGAGAACGTCGACGCGATTCGCGCGGTCACCGACAGCGCCGACGCCGCCGAGTCCGTCGCCACCACCAACGACGCCCTCGGAATCTAAGACAGTCCGAACGCTTTTCCAGCACGCGGCCTAACTTCGTGGTATGAGACGCGACGACCGGGACGACCCATTCGACGACATCTTCCGCGAGATCGAGCGGATGATGGACGAGATGATGGACGGCACGAACGGGTTCGAGGGCGACCAGTCCGGCTTCTCGACGGACACCCACGTCGACGTCCACGAGACCGACGACGAGGTCCGCGTCATCGCCGACCTCCCGGGCGTCGAGAAGGAGGACATCTCCGTGCAGTGCGACGGCGAGCAGGTCACCATCAGCGCGAGCAGCGAGCTGCGCGAGTACGACGAACGCATCGGCCTCCCCGGCCCCGTCGACCCGCGCTCGGGTGCCGCGAGCTACAACAACGGCATCCTCGAAGTCACCTTCGAGCGCACCGGCGAGTCGACGAACATCGACGTCAAGTAGCTACCGTTCCGCGGCTCGCTCGATTAGCGCCGCCAGCCGGTCGTAGAACCCTTCCTCGTACTTCTCCTCGTCGTCGATAGTCGGTCGCGCGTTCGTCTCGTTGACGACCGCACGATTCTCCGTCACGAGCAGGTCCACGCCGAGGAAGGTCACGTCCAGCGCTTCCGCGGCGTCCACCGCGAGTTCCCGGAGTTCATCGGGCAACGCGACGCC encodes the following:
- a CDS encoding ATP-binding protein codes for the protein MDVLGRDGGKDGDEVCGRFGRYLAADRSLGARVGVDFSGPHAGVVVGKRGSGKSYTLGVLAEGLADTPGVAPVVVDPMGAFGGLGSAGVPVIEPRVRASALPPRAWCELLDLDPASPAGTLVWRAASEAETLDAMRAWVADADAAAAARRAAANHLALADSRGCFASDAPTAVDLLADGAVLDGTGLGTAALQAVVAATAAGLYQAAVDGMGGLPWLLVDEAHACASGAAAGAVDTLYTRGRAPGASVVLATQRPNALPETAISQSDLVVAHRLTSQRDVDALAATRPTYLSGSVGAKLPSRTGDALVVDDATETVCTVRVRERRTEHGGGSRVADCKEATD
- a CDS encoding carboxypeptidase-like regulatory domain-containing protein, which produces MFDSNPLRLDQFARDERAIEGLPVRLVIAFVVGVATLSVMLSMVSGVDTLSVSELDASPEPDVVTPGDQSVDVTAVDADGDPVAGATVVVKAGTADLDGVATATTGDDGTATLDIDPQLGPNQADGTLEISVKPPSGSDYADRRENTEILVVRD
- a CDS encoding protein-L-isoaspartate O-methyltransferase family protein yields the protein MEFAAFRAEMVDSLEHDTKAAVQAKSTARAMREVPRHEFVDGGRRAYTDQSLEHRGTRVLAPSTVGRLVDALAPEEGDDVLVVGAGVGYTAAVLAEIVGPERVHAVDIDRRVVYDARSNLADAGYGDVLVDCRDGARGLAEYAPFDRVLVEAAAVDPPATLLDQLVTGGRLVYPEGTTGQRLVAIEGRETVSVHGPVAFAPLLVDGEQASSVERNRTVREDRERAAQDAQSRTGWEQDWIDWD
- a CDS encoding methyltransferase domain-containing protein, with product MDYRELLLLRAARETGVLDALVSNAYTVDDVARETGVTERAARVTVDALLDMGLLEEVEEGVEPTNRMLGFVTKTDVRSIGRLPHELDTVEALVDLPETMQTGAVPERAGSWTRNRLGAQAAEDDASVRAAVTAAVREHPDAEGVLVVADGPGRHAVEFARRGFDATLLDTRAVVDAVDPLLERERVDLVAGDPLEGVEGVGGGFDIVFHAGVAREYGPDDNRRLLSAASDAAAENALAIHVDTFRNGTPDAAVAAELLATTEHGGCYEEGAVGEWFADAGFADVRAGDVPGTDYRFVAGRRRATQ
- a CDS encoding AbrB/MazE/SpoVT family DNA-binding domain-containing protein, translated to MAKVDSKGRIVLPQELRERLGITPGTEVEIHEEDGKAVVTSEDDPAEIIERMEQLVEEAASKRADTEPLSEGVDPVARKHRAAVRNGAEHTRDE
- a CDS encoding protein-L-isoaspartate(D-aspartate) O-methyltransferase; translation: MTDEESDTGDDFERERDDLANALAARPNVTERVADAIRAVPRHEFVPVEHRDGAYDDRPLPIGEGQTVSAPHVVAIIASELDLREGDDVLEIGTGCGYHAAVTAELVGPEHVYSVEYVEDLAERARENLARAGYGDVAVRQGDGHDGWPEHAPYDAAYLTCAAPEFPDAVVEQAREGGRLVGPIGDVSQRLVRAEKTDEGGLVESDEGPVRFVRMQGGE
- a CDS encoding HVO_0476 family zinc finger protein — encoded protein: MSENVGEHVPFECPSCSPDLETVHEVLTTGGGNATVKCTDCGHVHKEPVEEETTVSVDVVVSQDGESFTGTAEFDPEETIYEGDEFVVETEAVIAQVRVTSIEAGPEDRTTRADAADVDTVWTREVGNVSVDITINPKEDSEEGSRSIEVHVPGDYEFTVGETEEFGEEAFTITGIHVRENAIDSYKFPKLGDEGDMVFAKDVKRVYGDDETSGAWSPW
- a CDS encoding aminopeptidase, producing MTDLRAAAETAVEQCLGLEADESCVIVTDDERQPIGDALYDVASEITDATILRYPPGDQHGEEPPSPVAAAMLDADVFLAPTTKSLSHTRARGAANDAGARGATLPGITADVFTTGLDADYETIRQHCEDVLAQVEGADELRVTTPAGTDITFGPGDREWRDDTGIVHEPGDFSNLPAGEVFVSPENANGTYVVDGTMMPHGKLDADEQLRFEVEDGFVTDISDTQVREQVEAASEQVGRDAYNLAELGIGTNVAVTELVGSVLLDEKAAGTVHIAIGDDAGIGGDTDAPLHLDGIIREPTVFADGEEVELPSP
- a CDS encoding AbrB/MazE/SpoVT family DNA-binding domain-containing protein; this encodes MSTGNDAETTRVTRKGQVTIPKALREEFGLEEGDELRWEKAEDGIRVRKATRSAGRGMLVDDDVPEEKREEMAEEMAEEIREKCRTEWTPE
- a CDS encoding type II glyceraldehyde-3-phosphate dehydrogenase, with product MIRVGINGYGTIGKRVADAVRDQPDMDVVGVAKTSPNYEAEQAAERGYDLYAAIEDRAHTFAEAGIETAGLVDDLVAQSDVVVDATPSGIGAQNRALYEEHDTPAIYQGGEDADVADVSFNARSNYDDAVDADHVRVVSCNTTGLSRLLAPLREAYGVEKVRATLVRRGGDPSQPNRGPINDALPDPISIPSHHGPDVNTIFPDLDIDTLGLKVPTTLMHVHAINVTLAAEPDGDEVRELLGEQSRITVVDEHLGIEGTGQLKEWALDRGRPRGDLWENCLWGESVTTEGSDFYCFQAIHQESDVVPENVDAIRAVTDSADAAESVATTNDALGI
- a CDS encoding Hsp20/alpha crystallin family protein, which produces MRRDDRDDPFDDIFREIERMMDEMMDGTNGFEGDQSGFSTDTHVDVHETDDEVRVIADLPGVEKEDISVQCDGEQVTISASSELREYDERIGLPGPVDPRSGAASYNNGILEVTFERTGESTNIDVK